A genomic segment from Bradyrhizobium sp. CB1015 encodes:
- a CDS encoding enoyl-CoA hydratase family protein, translated as MSRPANPVTVPLADYSPQHFLLAVVDGVATVTLNRPERKNPLTFESYRELTDFFRACAFDDAVKSIVVTGAGGNFSSGGDVFEIIGPLVKMDTKGLTGFTRMTGDLVKAMRACPQPIVAAVEGICAGAGAIIAMASDMRLAASGAKVAFLFNKVGLAGCDMGACAILPRIIGQSRASELLYTGRFMTAEEGERWGFFSRIVTPEQVLPQAQVLARQVAEGPTFANTMTKRMLAMEWAMSVEEAIEAEAVAQALCMTTADFERAFEAFSNKVKPIFKGD; from the coding sequence ATGAGCAGACCAGCCAATCCTGTCACCGTGCCGCTTGCGGATTACTCGCCGCAGCACTTCCTGCTGGCCGTGGTCGACGGCGTTGCGACGGTCACGCTCAACCGCCCCGAGCGAAAGAATCCGCTGACCTTCGAGAGCTATCGGGAGCTGACCGATTTCTTCCGCGCCTGCGCCTTTGACGACGCGGTCAAGTCCATCGTCGTCACGGGTGCCGGCGGCAATTTCTCGTCCGGCGGGGACGTGTTCGAGATCATCGGCCCGTTGGTGAAGATGGACACCAAGGGGCTGACCGGCTTCACGCGCATGACCGGCGATCTCGTCAAGGCGATGCGGGCGTGTCCGCAGCCGATCGTGGCCGCCGTCGAGGGCATCTGCGCCGGCGCCGGGGCGATCATCGCCATGGCATCGGACATGCGCCTTGCGGCGAGCGGGGCGAAGGTGGCGTTCCTGTTCAACAAGGTGGGGCTGGCGGGCTGCGACATGGGCGCTTGCGCCATCCTGCCGCGGATCATCGGGCAGTCCCGCGCCTCTGAGCTGCTCTACACCGGCCGGTTCATGACTGCGGAAGAGGGCGAGCGCTGGGGCTTCTTCAGCCGCATCGTCACGCCGGAGCAGGTGCTGCCCCAGGCGCAGGTTCTGGCCAGGCAGGTCGCGGAAGGCCCGACCTTCGCCAACACCATGACCAAGCGGATGCTGGCGATGGAATGGGCGATGTCGGTGGAGGAAGCGATCGAGGCGGAGGCCGTTGCCCAGGCCCTGTGCATGACCACGGCGGATTTCGAGCGCGCCTTCGAGGCTTTCTCCAACAAGGTCAAGCCGATCTTCAAGGGCGACTGA
- a CDS encoding SDR family NAD(P)-dependent oxidoreductase: MSGLPHSPHALVTGGGRGIGRAIASSLVSAGATVAVLGRNAAVLDEAVNAGDAHFAAVADVSNEASLKAAIAGASARKPIDILIANAGSAESAPFAKSDSALFSRMMDVNFMGVVHAIQAVLPGMKDRPYGRIVAVASTAGLKGYAYVSAYAAAKHAVIGLVRSLALEMAGSNVTVNAVCPGFTDTDLVAGSIDNIMKKTGRTREQAIAELAKHNPQGRLITPQEVADAVLWLCGEGAGAITGQAIAVAGGEL; encoded by the coding sequence ATGTCCGGATTGCCGCATTCGCCGCACGCGCTGGTCACCGGTGGAGGGCGCGGCATCGGCCGAGCGATCGCTTCCTCTCTCGTCAGCGCCGGCGCAACCGTAGCGGTGCTTGGCCGGAACGCGGCGGTTCTCGACGAGGCGGTCAATGCAGGTGACGCGCACTTTGCGGCTGTCGCTGATGTCTCGAACGAAGCATCTCTGAAGGCCGCGATCGCCGGGGCAAGTGCGCGCAAGCCGATCGACATCCTGATCGCCAACGCGGGCAGCGCTGAATCGGCGCCGTTCGCGAAATCCGACAGCGCACTCTTCAGCCGGATGATGGATGTCAATTTCATGGGCGTCGTGCATGCCATCCAGGCCGTGCTGCCGGGCATGAAGGATCGCCCCTACGGTCGCATCGTCGCGGTGGCGTCCACGGCCGGGCTCAAAGGCTACGCCTATGTCAGCGCGTATGCGGCGGCCAAGCACGCCGTGATCGGCCTCGTGCGTTCCCTTGCCCTCGAGATGGCTGGAAGCAACGTCACCGTGAATGCGGTGTGTCCGGGCTTCACCGACACCGATCTGGTCGCCGGCAGTATCGACAATATCATGAAGAAGACCGGCCGAACCCGCGAGCAGGCGATTGCCGAGCTCGCGAAGCATAATCCGCAAGGAAGACTCATCACGCCGCAGGAGGTGGCCGACGCGGTGCTCTGGCTTTGCGGCGAGGGCGCCGGTGCGATCACCGGGCAGGCGATCGCCGTTGCCGGCGGCGAGTTGTAG
- a CDS encoding alpha/beta fold hydrolase: protein MTTKDGRFAYEAAGEPGAISLIFLHGIGGAARAWRRQLGTFGGRFHAIAWDMPGYGGSAPLASVSIAALAEALQQFIEQLGVSRPVLVGHSIGGMIVQNWLVQSPKLARAVVLAQTSPAFGKADGDWQKSFIAARLGPLDRGETMKSLAPSLVKELVGDDPDPNGMEVARECMGSVPEASYRAMMLALIGFDQRSTLGNISVPTLLLSGSKDNNAPARMMAKTATFIPGAEYVELAGVGHLANLERPDAFDEALGRFLNSLATKA, encoded by the coding sequence ATGACAACAAAGGACGGACGCTTCGCCTACGAAGCCGCGGGCGAACCGGGCGCGATATCGCTGATCTTCCTGCACGGCATCGGCGGGGCGGCGCGGGCCTGGCGGCGGCAGCTTGGCACATTCGGAGGCCGCTTCCACGCGATCGCATGGGACATGCCCGGTTATGGCGGATCGGCGCCGCTTGCGAGCGTCAGTATCGCTGCCCTGGCGGAGGCGCTGCAGCAATTCATCGAGCAACTCGGCGTCAGCAGGCCTGTTCTGGTCGGCCATTCCATCGGCGGCATGATTGTTCAGAACTGGCTGGTTCAGTCCCCCAAACTGGCACGCGCAGTCGTGCTGGCGCAGACCAGCCCTGCGTTCGGAAAGGCGGACGGCGACTGGCAGAAATCGTTTATCGCAGCGCGGCTGGGACCGCTCGATCGCGGGGAGACGATGAAGTCGCTGGCGCCTTCGCTGGTGAAGGAGCTTGTCGGCGACGATCCCGATCCGAACGGGATGGAGGTTGCCCGCGAATGCATGGGGAGCGTGCCCGAAGCAAGCTATCGCGCCATGATGCTGGCTCTCATCGGCTTCGATCAGCGCAGCACGCTCGGGAACATTTCCGTCCCGACACTGCTGCTGTCGGGCTCCAAGGACAATAACGCGCCTGCGCGGATGATGGCAAAGACGGCGACCTTTATTCCGGGAGCTGAATATGTCGAGCTCGCCGGCGTGGGCCATCTCGCCAATCTCGAACGCCCCGACGCCTTCGACGAAGCTCTCGGCCGGTTCCTGAACTCTCTCGCGACCAAGGCCTAA
- a CDS encoding acyl-CoA dehydrogenase family protein, producing the protein MTIQGGKTIGTTNKVALDALIFDPAAFRLNDEQAGIITCAREIGQTVFAGRAATYDREATFPTENYRDLHRVGLLGIAVPKRHGGLGANYQTYALAAAEIGRYCGATALTWNMHVCSTLWSGPLADDLDMDAETRAEHERRRAVHYKRIVEDGAIYSQPFSEGGAAAAGGVAFGTEARPVTGGWIVNGKKIFASLSGHADYYGVLCTEIEEGEKASRRNTLYLAISAKSEGVSIVGDWDPLGMRGTVSRTLLFKDVFVPEDSALMPRGVYFQAAMRWPHMFLTLSPTYMGLAQAAYDFTVRYLRGEVPGMPPVKRRMYPTKQIAVAQMQIKLEQIKGIWFQAVTEARANPTKEQVLRAYAAQYSVMEGANELAALAIRTCGGQAMLRSLPLERIYRDSRCGSLMLPWTAELCLDRIGREALYEAGETDD; encoded by the coding sequence ATGACCATACAAGGTGGCAAGACGATTGGGACGACCAACAAGGTGGCTCTGGATGCGCTGATCTTCGATCCCGCTGCGTTCCGCTTGAACGACGAGCAGGCCGGCATCATCACCTGTGCGAGAGAGATCGGCCAGACCGTGTTTGCCGGCCGGGCCGCCACTTACGATCGCGAGGCGACTTTCCCGACTGAAAATTACCGCGATTTGCATCGCGTCGGCCTGCTCGGCATCGCCGTGCCCAAGAGGCACGGCGGCCTCGGCGCCAATTACCAGACCTATGCCCTGGCGGCAGCCGAGATCGGCCGCTATTGCGGCGCCACCGCGCTGACTTGGAACATGCACGTCTGCTCGACCCTGTGGTCGGGTCCCCTCGCCGACGATCTCGACATGGATGCGGAGACGCGCGCTGAGCACGAGCGGCGGCGCGCGGTCCACTACAAGCGCATCGTCGAGGATGGCGCGATCTATTCGCAGCCCTTCTCAGAAGGCGGCGCAGCTGCCGCCGGCGGGGTCGCATTCGGCACGGAAGCAAGGCCGGTCACGGGCGGTTGGATCGTCAACGGAAAAAAGATCTTTGCCTCGCTCTCGGGCCACGCCGACTATTACGGCGTGCTTTGCACCGAGATCGAGGAAGGCGAGAAGGCCTCGCGCCGCAACACGCTTTACCTGGCCATATCAGCCAAATCAGAAGGCGTCTCGATCGTCGGTGACTGGGATCCGCTGGGCATGCGCGGCACGGTTTCGCGGACCCTGCTGTTCAAGGACGTGTTCGTGCCGGAAGATTCAGCGCTGATGCCGCGCGGCGTATATTTCCAGGCCGCAATGCGCTGGCCGCACATGTTCCTGACGCTGTCGCCGACCTATATGGGCCTGGCGCAAGCCGCCTACGACTTTACCGTGCGTTACTTGCGCGGCGAAGTCCCTGGCATGCCGCCGGTCAAGCGGCGGATGTACCCGACCAAGCAGATTGCGGTGGCGCAGATGCAGATCAAGCTGGAGCAAATCAAGGGGATCTGGTTCCAGGCCGTGACCGAGGCGCGCGCCAATCCGACCAAGGAGCAGGTGCTGCGCGCCTATGCTGCGCAATATTCGGTGATGGAGGGCGCCAATGAGCTCGCCGCGCTCGCGATCCGCACCTGCGGCGGCCAGGCCATGCTTCGCTCGCTGCCGCTGGAGCGGATCTATCGGGACAGCCGCTGCGGCTCGCTGATGCTGCCCTGGACCGCCGAGCTCTGCCTCGACCGGATCGGGCGCGAAGCGCTGTACGAGGCCGGTGAAACGGACGACTGA
- a CDS encoding class I adenylate-forming enzyme family protein: MDLCSLIDRNAAFAPDKTAIAFEGKRLSYAAFAARIERSATALKRELGVGRGDRIAILSLNRPDYLVLLYACARLGAILVPLNWRLAVAEQLFILGDAGAKVLVLEQAFSGVLAELGQTAVGTSVVGFDFTPPRGTTFEDLLARDDGTSRNPHTDLSCPLLIVYTSGTTGRPKGAVLRQEALFWNGVMSQHMHNMTSDDHVLTVLPFFHVGGLNIQTTPALHLGATVTVHARFTPDAALAAIERERPTLTVMVPAILQAVSEHPAWAPSDLSSLRAVATGSTIVPPHLIERFVARDVPVLQVYGSTETCPIAVYTRLGGDLSRPGSTGLAGLCCEAKVIDQAGNELPAGTPGEIAVRGPNVFFEYWGNEAATRDALHDGWYRTGDIGLCDADGYFWVRDRKKNMIISGGENIYPAEVERVLLEHPDVSECAVIGRPDPRWDEVPIAYVIARSGCRLEVGELRKHLQAQLARYKVPREIVFVTDLPRTALGKVQHFLLKQLDAQSRAQGEAS, translated from the coding sequence GTGGACCTCTGTAGCCTGATCGACCGCAACGCGGCGTTCGCGCCAGACAAGACGGCCATTGCCTTCGAAGGGAAGCGGCTGAGTTACGCGGCATTCGCCGCACGGATCGAACGAAGCGCGACCGCCTTGAAGCGGGAGCTCGGCGTCGGCCGCGGCGACCGCATCGCGATTCTAAGCCTGAACCGGCCGGATTATCTGGTTCTGCTTTACGCCTGCGCGCGGCTCGGCGCGATCCTGGTGCCGCTGAACTGGCGACTGGCCGTCGCCGAGCAGCTGTTCATCCTCGGCGATGCCGGCGCCAAGGTCCTGGTGCTCGAGCAGGCGTTTTCCGGAGTACTTGCCGAGCTGGGGCAGACCGCGGTGGGGACATCCGTCGTCGGCTTCGACTTCACGCCGCCTCGCGGCACGACGTTCGAGGATTTGCTGGCCCGCGATGACGGCACGAGCCGGAATCCGCACACCGACCTCTCCTGCCCGCTGCTCATCGTCTACACGTCCGGCACGACGGGCCGGCCAAAGGGAGCGGTGCTGCGCCAGGAGGCGCTGTTCTGGAACGGCGTCATGAGCCAGCACATGCACAACATGACATCCGACGACCACGTGCTGACCGTGCTGCCGTTCTTCCACGTCGGCGGCCTCAACATCCAGACCACGCCTGCGCTCCATTTGGGCGCGACGGTCACGGTGCATGCGCGCTTCACGCCGGACGCCGCGCTTGCGGCCATCGAAAGGGAACGGCCGACACTCACGGTGATGGTGCCTGCGATCCTCCAGGCGGTGAGCGAGCATCCTGCCTGGGCGCCCTCTGATCTTTCGTCACTCAGGGCCGTCGCCACCGGCTCGACCATCGTGCCGCCGCACCTGATCGAGCGCTTCGTCGCGCGCGATGTCCCGGTGCTTCAGGTCTATGGCTCGACCGAAACCTGCCCGATCGCCGTCTACACGCGGCTTGGCGGCGATCTCTCGCGCCCGGGATCGACCGGCCTTGCCGGCCTGTGCTGTGAGGCAAAGGTGATCGACCAGGCCGGCAACGAACTGCCCGCGGGCACGCCGGGCGAGATCGCGGTGCGCGGTCCCAACGTGTTCTTCGAATATTGGGGCAACGAGGCCGCGACGCGCGACGCGCTGCACGACGGCTGGTATCGCACAGGCGATATCGGCCTGTGCGACGCCGACGGCTATTTCTGGGTCCGCGACCGGAAGAAGAACATGATCATTTCAGGCGGAGAAAACATCTACCCGGCCGAGGTCGAGCGAGTCCTGCTCGAACACCCCGATGTCAGCGAATGCGCCGTGATCGGCCGGCCCGACCCGCGCTGGGATGAGGTGCCGATCGCCTATGTCATTGCGAGATCCGGCTGCCGGCTCGAAGTGGGCGAGTTGAGGAAACATCTTCAGGCGCAACTCGCGCGCTACAAGGTTCCGCGCGAGATCGTTTTCGTCACCGACCTGCCGCGCACGGCGCTAGGCAAGGTCCAGCATTTCCTGCTGAAGCAGCTTGATGCGCAATCGCGCGCGCAAGGAGAAGCATCTTGA
- a CDS encoding NAD/NADP-dependent octopine/nopaline dehydrogenase family protein, with product MKIAVLGGGNGSFAAAGDFALSGHEVRLWRRDADQVAAHRAAGSRILVKDHNGRHDVKLALVTTHMADAIDGTELILCPAPAFAQADIARLLAPRLRDGQVIFLPPATFGSMILAQAARDAGNRAKASFAETGTLPWLTRKHGPFEVAITIRAKRLPVGVFPLDQAPHALEVIGRAFPGVIEPCGDALSGALMNAGPIIHPPLIMMNAGPIEHFERWDIHKEGTQAAIRRVTDALDAERIAVREALGYGAPHFPLAHHYAEEGEIWMYGRGSHDRLTDSGDWRERIVLTEHRYMREDLRLGLSLLVSVAGLAGVATPLAKAFLSIGGAVCGEDFARRGRTLETLGLGHLSKAELQTLLRNGF from the coding sequence TTGAAGATCGCGGTTCTGGGTGGGGGAAACGGCTCTTTCGCGGCCGCGGGCGATTTTGCACTGTCTGGGCATGAGGTGCGGCTCTGGCGCCGCGATGCCGATCAGGTCGCGGCGCATCGCGCCGCCGGCTCGCGCATCCTGGTCAAGGATCACAACGGCCGCCACGACGTGAAGCTGGCGCTGGTCACGACCCACATGGCGGACGCCATCGATGGCACGGAGTTGATCCTGTGCCCGGCTCCTGCCTTCGCGCAAGCAGATATCGCTCGCCTGCTCGCGCCGCGTCTGCGCGACGGTCAGGTCATATTTCTGCCGCCGGCAACATTCGGCTCGATGATTCTCGCCCAGGCTGCGCGAGATGCCGGCAACCGCGCCAAGGCCAGCTTTGCCGAAACGGGCACGCTTCCGTGGCTGACCCGCAAGCACGGACCGTTCGAGGTCGCGATCACCATCCGCGCCAAGCGGCTGCCGGTCGGCGTGTTCCCGCTCGATCAGGCGCCGCATGCGCTCGAAGTGATCGGACGCGCTTTCCCGGGCGTTATCGAACCGTGCGGAGATGCACTCTCAGGCGCACTGATGAATGCCGGCCCGATCATCCATCCGCCGTTGATCATGATGAACGCCGGCCCGATCGAGCATTTCGAACGCTGGGACATTCACAAGGAAGGCACGCAAGCCGCGATCCGCAGGGTCACTGACGCGCTCGACGCAGAACGCATCGCGGTGCGCGAAGCACTCGGCTACGGCGCGCCGCATTTCCCGCTCGCTCATCACTACGCGGAAGAAGGCGAGATCTGGATGTATGGTCGCGGCTCGCACGACCGGCTGACCGATTCCGGTGATTGGCGCGAGCGGATCGTGCTGACCGAGCACCGCTACATGCGCGAGGATCTGCGGCTCGGGCTGTCGCTGCTGGTTTCGGTCGCCGGTCTGGCTGGCGTGGCCACGCCGCTGGCGAAAGCGTTCCTGTCGATCGGCGGCGCGGTCTGCGGCGAAGATTTTGCGCGACGTGGCCGAACGCTCGAGACGCTCGGGCTGGGCCATCTCAGCAAGGCTGAATTGCAGACGCTGCTCCGCAATGGATTCTGA
- a CDS encoding 3-hydroxybutyryl-CoA dehydrogenase, with the protein MNSRVSIACLGAGRMGRGIAVAFAYAGHKVTMIDVKARSAMDFAQLEADALGEVRKTFTSLSKLGLLTEADVDPLIARVSVVPASRSGAALADAGMVFEGVPEVVELKREVLGAASKQVGPDTIIASTTSTILVDDLSGAIVNPRRFLNVHWLNPAYLIPLVEVSPGKATDPAVIDEVKTLLEGIGKVPVVCAATPGFIVPRIQALAMNEAARMVEEGVASAEEIDKAIRYGFGFRYAVLGLLEFIDWGGGDILYYASRYLEGALGSDRYRAPEVISRNMHEGRIGLRTGAGFLDYSGMDVDAYRVKRLQAMVDLLRHFDLARPPVLDRG; encoded by the coding sequence ATGAATAGTCGCGTCAGTATCGCCTGTCTCGGGGCTGGCCGCATGGGCCGCGGCATCGCCGTCGCGTTCGCCTACGCCGGGCACAAGGTCACGATGATCGACGTCAAGGCTCGGTCCGCGATGGACTTTGCCCAGCTAGAGGCCGACGCACTCGGCGAAGTCAGGAAGACCTTCACCAGCCTGTCAAAGCTGGGGCTGCTGACCGAGGCAGATGTTGATCCGCTGATCGCGCGGGTCTCGGTGGTGCCGGCGAGCCGGAGCGGCGCAGCGTTGGCTGACGCCGGAATGGTTTTCGAGGGCGTTCCTGAAGTCGTCGAGCTCAAGCGCGAGGTGCTGGGGGCGGCGTCAAAGCAGGTCGGCCCTGACACGATCATCGCGTCGACGACCTCGACCATCCTCGTCGACGATCTCTCGGGCGCGATCGTGAACCCGCGCCGCTTTCTCAATGTGCACTGGCTCAACCCGGCTTATCTCATCCCGCTGGTCGAGGTTTCGCCCGGCAAGGCGACGGACCCGGCCGTCATCGACGAGGTCAAGACGCTGCTCGAAGGCATCGGGAAGGTGCCTGTGGTCTGCGCCGCCACACCGGGTTTCATCGTCCCCCGCATCCAGGCGCTGGCAATGAACGAGGCCGCGCGCATGGTGGAGGAAGGCGTCGCCAGCGCCGAAGAGATCGACAAGGCTATTCGCTACGGCTTCGGCTTCCGCTACGCCGTGCTCGGGCTGCTCGAATTCATCGATTGGGGCGGCGGCGATATCCTGTACTATGCCAGCCGTTACCTTGAAGGCGCGCTCGGCAGCGACCGCTATCGCGCGCCGGAGGTCATTTCCCGCAACATGCATGAAGGCCGGATCGGCCTGCGCACGGGCGCCGGCTTCCTGGACTATTCCGGGATGGATGTCGATGCTTATCGCGTGAAGCGGTTGCAAGCCATGGTCGACCTGCTCCGGCACTTCGACCTCGCTCGGCCGCCCGTGCTCGACCGAGGCTAG
- a CDS encoding peptidase M29, translated as MLADRIEAKWIDAFCEIFERCAVKAGDTAAILSETQSRALNVHLAELALLRMGARPFHVMMPTPRNRNIVPVRSTGASEVIQRLGPVITALQQAGFVVDCTIEGLMHAVETPEILKAGARILVISNEHPEALERMVPDSALEKRVRAAAKMLRGTKRMRVTSKAGTALDVDMVGASTVGVWGWTDKPGTLAHWPGGIVVSFPKSGTINGTLVMAPGDINLTFKRYLASPVKMTLKDDYVVELDGEGTDAAMMRAYLAAWGDREAYAVSHVGFGMNPGARYEALSMYDQRDTNGTEIRAVSGNFLFSTGANEFAGRYTAGHFDLPMMGTTIELDGVAVVRDGVLQDVFG; from the coding sequence ATGCTGGCTGATCGCATCGAAGCAAAATGGATCGACGCGTTTTGCGAGATCTTCGAGCGTTGCGCCGTCAAGGCTGGTGATACCGCCGCGATCCTCTCGGAAACCCAGTCGCGTGCGTTGAACGTGCATCTTGCGGAACTGGCCCTGCTGCGCATGGGGGCGCGTCCGTTTCATGTGATGATGCCGACTCCGCGTAACCGGAATATCGTCCCGGTACGCTCGACCGGGGCGAGTGAGGTAATCCAGCGGCTTGGCCCGGTCATCACCGCGCTTCAGCAGGCGGGCTTCGTGGTGGATTGCACGATCGAAGGCCTCATGCACGCGGTCGAGACGCCGGAGATCCTCAAAGCCGGCGCGCGGATCCTGGTGATCTCCAACGAGCATCCCGAAGCGCTGGAGCGCATGGTGCCAGATTCCGCGCTCGAAAAGCGTGTTCGTGCCGCGGCCAAGATGCTGCGCGGAACCAAGCGCATGCGTGTCACCTCGAAGGCCGGCACGGCTCTCGACGTCGACATGGTCGGCGCCTCCACGGTCGGTGTGTGGGGCTGGACCGACAAGCCCGGCACGCTGGCGCATTGGCCCGGTGGAATTGTCGTCAGCTTCCCCAAGAGCGGGACCATCAACGGCACGCTGGTGATGGCGCCCGGCGACATCAACCTGACCTTTAAACGGTACCTGGCCTCGCCGGTGAAGATGACGCTGAAGGACGATTATGTCGTCGAGCTGGACGGCGAGGGCACGGATGCTGCGATGATGCGTGCCTATCTCGCCGCCTGGGGCGACCGCGAAGCCTACGCCGTGTCGCATGTCGGCTTCGGTATGAATCCCGGTGCGCGCTATGAGGCGCTATCCATGTACGACCAGCGCGATACCAACGGCACCGAAATTCGGGCCGTCTCCGGCAACTTCCTGTTCTCGACCGGCGCCAATGAATTCGCCGGGCGCTACACGGCGGGACACTTCGATCTGCCGATGATGGGAACGACGATCGAGCTCGACGGCGTTGCGGTGGTGCGCGACGGCGTACTTCAGGACGTCTTCGGCTAG
- a CDS encoding ABC transporter permease — protein MMPRFLSPNVVVGIAPIVLVIALWQGLVSFGFAPAVLLPPPGFVFGRLLQQLVTSTFQQEIAATLIRLFAGFAIAVVLGVSIGIAAAASPAVNAVVRPIVRVLAPLPKVALYPALLLLLGFGHGSKITLVAADALFPILLSTYYGASTVEQKLIWSAMAAGTPRFEILFKVVLPAAMPSILTGCRIGLVISCIVVFLAEMITSTDGLGHALVTAARTFQAVDMFVPLITISLLGLVLNGLLGLVRSYLLRGFPEA, from the coding sequence ATGATGCCGCGGTTTCTCTCCCCAAATGTCGTAGTTGGGATCGCGCCGATCGTACTGGTGATCGCACTGTGGCAAGGCCTGGTGTCTTTCGGCTTCGCACCGGCAGTTCTGCTGCCGCCGCCTGGCTTCGTCTTCGGCCGGCTGCTCCAGCAACTCGTGACTTCGACGTTCCAGCAGGAGATCGCGGCGACCCTGATCAGGCTGTTTGCCGGCTTCGCGATTGCTGTCGTGCTCGGTGTCAGCATCGGTATCGCGGCTGCCGCCAGTCCCGCGGTCAACGCCGTGGTTCGGCCGATCGTACGCGTCCTGGCGCCTTTGCCCAAGGTCGCGCTCTATCCGGCCTTGCTGCTGCTGCTCGGATTTGGCCACGGATCGAAGATTACATTGGTGGCTGCCGATGCCCTTTTCCCGATCCTGCTGTCGACCTATTACGGTGCATCGACCGTCGAGCAGAAGCTGATCTGGTCGGCCATGGCGGCGGGAACGCCGCGCTTTGAAATTCTCTTCAAGGTGGTGCTGCCGGCGGCGATGCCGTCGATCCTGACCGGGTGCCGGATCGGCCTTGTCATTTCCTGCATCGTGGTGTTTTTGGCCGAAATGATCACGTCGACGGACGGATTGGGGCACGCGCTGGTGACTGCGGCCCGAACCTTCCAGGCCGTCGACATGTTCGTGCCGCTGATCACGATCTCGCTCCTGGGCTTGGTCCTGAACGGGCTGCTCGGACTCGTGCGCTCGTACTTGCTCAGGGGCTTCCCCGAGGCGTAA
- a CDS encoding ABC transporter permease — MMSPAGMTKRAAPVLACIGLLVVWQVASLALKNDSFPSAIGAIRAIPDILGDKESLVNILASLRRMAMGFGAAVLVSIPLGLLMGRSAAVAAFFNPLLMVIYPVPKAALMPIVMLWLGVGDVTKTLVIFLGVSLPVIYHSFEGAKAVEEKMLWSGAAMGLSPVQRLARIVLPAALPEILTGCRTGLVLALITMITSEMIARQSGAGNILFNALDMGQYDTVFAMIIIVGAMGICIDAIFERVRARLVRWSEPQFDMPLSFS, encoded by the coding sequence ATGATGTCGCCAGCCGGCATGACCAAGCGCGCTGCCCCGGTGCTCGCCTGCATCGGATTGCTGGTGGTGTGGCAGGTCGCGTCACTGGCGCTGAAGAATGACAGCTTTCCGAGTGCGATCGGAGCGATCAGAGCGATTCCGGACATCCTTGGCGACAAGGAATCCCTGGTCAATATTCTGGCCTCGCTCCGGCGCATGGCGATGGGATTTGGCGCGGCCGTGCTGGTGTCGATTCCACTTGGCCTCTTGATGGGACGTAGCGCTGCAGTTGCGGCCTTCTTCAATCCGCTCCTGATGGTGATCTATCCGGTTCCGAAGGCGGCCTTGATGCCGATCGTCATGCTGTGGCTGGGCGTCGGCGACGTCACGAAGACGCTCGTGATCTTCCTCGGCGTCAGCCTACCCGTGATTTATCACAGCTTCGAGGGCGCCAAGGCGGTCGAAGAGAAGATGCTGTGGTCGGGCGCTGCGATGGGGCTCTCCCCGGTGCAACGCCTGGCGCGTATCGTGCTGCCGGCGGCGCTGCCGGAAATTCTGACGGGGTGTCGTACGGGATTGGTGCTGGCGCTGATCACGATGATCACCAGCGAAATGATTGCCCGGCAGTCCGGCGCCGGGAACATCCTTTTCAATGCGCTCGACATGGGCCAATACGACACCGTTTTTGCGATGATCATCATCGTGGGAGCGATGGGAATCTGCATCGACGCGATTTTCGAAAGGGTTCGTGCCAGGCTCGTGCGCTGGTCCGAGCCTCAGTTCGACATGCCGCTGAGCTTCTCATGA